The nucleotide window CTTCAACTTTCCCCTGGCCCAGGATCTTGCCCGTACCGGTGTGTACGTCGATCTTGTTCTTCTTCATGAGGAACGAAATGCCGCTGACATTGGCGTCCACCACGTCAGACTTGTGTTTCATCATCGACGGCAGGTCGAGTTTCGGCTTGCCCACCTTGATGCCTATCTTTTCGAACCCATGCCCGGCTTCATCAAACATTTCCGATGCATAAAGCAGCGCTTTGGACGGAATGCAGCCGATGTTGAGGCAAGTGCCACCGAGGGTCGCCCGTTTTTCAACGACGGCCGTCTTCAGGCCAAGCTGTGCAGCCTTGATTGCGCACACATAGCCGCCTGGGCCAGTTCCGATGACGACGAGATCATATTGGGACATTTTGGTCGCCTTTGCCTCTTTCACTTCTGGTTGGATTTCAAATTCATGGGAGGATCGACCGGCCACCGGAGACGTCGAGAATGGCGCCGGTCGTGTAGCTGGAACTTTCTGAAAGCAGCCAGATGATGGCTTCTGCCACTTCGTCCGCAGATCCGGCACGTTTCATCGGAAGCTTCGACTGCAGCTGCGCAACGCGGTCCGGCAAGCCGCCAGACGCGTGCAATTCCGTATCGATAATGCCAGGCCGAACAGCGTTTACGCGGATGCCTTCATCTGCGACTTCCAGAGCCAGGCCAACCGTCATTGTGTCGATCGCGCCTTTTGAGGAAGCATAGTCGACATATTGGGACGGAGATCCGAGCTTGGAGCCCGCCGAACCGAGGTTCACGATACCGCCACCGCTGCCGCCGTGCCGCGTCGACATTCGCTTGATCGCTTCGCGTGCACAAAGGAACGAGCCGACCACGTTGATGGAGAACATTCTGGTCAGACGTTCGGCTGTCATTTCATCGACCCGTTGAGAAAAATCGACGACACCCGCATTGTTGACAAGTCCGGTCAGCTGCCCGAGTTCATCCGCTGCGTTGAAGAGAGCAAGAATATCAGCCTCCCGCGACACATCAGCCTGAACTGCAACGGCCTTTCCACCAGCCGCTTCAATGTCAGCAACCACGGCATCCGCAGCCGTCTTGTTGCCTGCATAATTCACGATCACGGTGTGGCCAAAAACGCTGGCCTTGCGGCAAACACTGGCGCCAATGCCTCGGCTGCCGCCTGTGACGATAAGAACTTGATCGGTCATCTTGTCTCCGACTGAGACCCCTGGTGCTATTTAATCGGACGCAAATTGTCCGTCGCTCGCCCTTTGGCCCAAGTGCCAAAGAGTGAACCGTCGGGGTTGATTTGATAGATCACGGGGTCGGCCTCACCCCAGTCAACGACGAGCTGGTTTCCTTTGACAGGCCCCTGGCCGTGGAACGTGTCGCCAGCGATTTCCCAGCGGATATAGGCCGTATTGTCCTTCACCGTTATCGTTGCCCGGCCCTGATAAGCAGCGCCGCTCGGATTGGTGCCCTGAACTGAATAGGTGCCTTCAATCTGCGGCGCGAAGACTGCCTTGGGCGCAGCGGGGGCCGGATTGGAAAGCCACGGCAACGAGGTGAGCGCCATGACCGCCACAATCAAGGCGGCGGCAAGCTTTCTAATGAGTGGCAGCAGTGAAGCCTTCGGTGTCCTTATGCCCATCA belongs to Roseibium porphyridii and includes:
- a CDS encoding SDR family oxidoreductase — encoded protein: MTDQVLIVTGGSRGIGASVCRKASVFGHTVIVNYAGNKTAADAVVADIEAAGGKAVAVQADVSREADILALFNAADELGQLTGLVNNAGVVDFSQRVDEMTAERLTRMFSINVVGSFLCAREAIKRMSTRHGGSGGGIVNLGSAGSKLGSPSQYVDYASSKGAIDTMTVGLALEVADEGIRVNAVRPGIIDTELHASGGLPDRVAQLQSKLPMKRAGSADEVAEAIIWLLSESSSYTTGAILDVSGGRSILP